One window from the genome of Microbulbifer pacificus encodes:
- a CDS encoding cellulase family glycosylhydrolase has product MHEYPRRRSAARWLAILTMFAAPFAAVADTSTTPPSGYLKASGKDIVDGSGRPVILRGMGLGGWMLQEGYMLGLGNLGQQHVIRREIEALIGAERAEAFYTAWRANHVREDDIRALAEWGYNSVRLPMHFNLFTLPVDEEPVPGEHTWLETGFALTDQLLAWCKKYGLYLILDLHAAPGGQGNDFAISDRDPASPSLWDSDANRVKTIALWKKVAARYKDEPMIGGYDLINEPNWGFADRDDKHGCAETDNRPLRQLQMDITAAIREVDRRHMVIVEGNCWGNNYAGVLPPWDDNLVLSFHKYWNNNDRDSIAGVLELRERYDVPVWLGESGENSNAWFADAIELVEGAGIGWNFWPLKKLGFNNPLEVRPNPGFQALVRYWKGEGPRPSPQAAHQALMQLARHDIRFENAVVHRDVVDAMLRQPHDAVARPFTAHSLTAAGLAIGAVDYDLGRPGTAYGDDDIANYHVSTGGERTPWNRGRHYRNDGVDIATGADGTPLVELDQGEWLQYTVAVREPGTYQLQLHVEEGAGAPSLTLSLNGGAPIELLPDDGPVRYAAPVDLEPGNQVLKVRAQRGTARLAGLRLSALPR; this is encoded by the coding sequence ATGCACGAGTATCCAAGGCGCCGGTCAGCGGCGCGCTGGCTGGCGATTCTGACCATGTTCGCCGCGCCATTTGCGGCGGTGGCCGACACCTCCACAACCCCTCCCTCCGGTTACCTGAAGGCCAGTGGCAAAGACATTGTCGACGGCAGCGGGCGCCCGGTAATCCTGCGTGGCATGGGACTCGGCGGCTGGATGCTGCAGGAGGGCTATATGCTCGGCCTCGGCAATCTCGGCCAACAGCATGTGATCCGTCGCGAAATCGAGGCTCTGATCGGCGCTGAAAGAGCCGAGGCGTTCTACACCGCCTGGCGCGCCAACCACGTGCGCGAAGACGATATCCGCGCGCTGGCGGAGTGGGGTTACAACTCCGTGCGTCTGCCCATGCACTTCAACCTGTTTACCTTGCCCGTGGACGAGGAGCCCGTGCCCGGTGAGCACACCTGGCTGGAAACCGGCTTCGCGCTCACCGACCAATTGCTCGCCTGGTGCAAAAAATATGGCCTCTACCTGATCCTCGATCTCCACGCCGCCCCAGGCGGTCAGGGCAATGACTTCGCCATTTCCGATCGCGACCCCGCCAGCCCTTCCCTGTGGGATAGCGACGCCAACCGCGTCAAGACCATTGCGCTTTGGAAGAAAGTGGCCGCGCGTTACAAAGACGAACCGATGATTGGCGGCTACGACCTGATCAATGAGCCCAACTGGGGTTTTGCCGACAGGGACGACAAGCACGGCTGTGCAGAGACCGACAACCGCCCGCTGCGCCAGCTGCAGATGGACATCACCGCCGCCATCCGCGAGGTGGACCGCCGTCATATGGTGATCGTCGAGGGCAACTGCTGGGGCAATAATTACGCCGGTGTGCTGCCGCCCTGGGACGACAACCTGGTGCTCAGCTTCCACAAATACTGGAACAACAACGACCGCGACAGCATTGCCGGCGTGCTCGAATTACGCGAGCGCTATGACGTGCCGGTGTGGCTGGGGGAATCCGGTGAGAACTCCAACGCCTGGTTTGCCGACGCCATCGAACTGGTGGAGGGCGCGGGCATCGGCTGGAATTTCTGGCCGTTGAAAAAACTGGGCTTCAACAACCCGCTGGAAGTGCGCCCAAACCCCGGGTTCCAGGCACTGGTACGCTACTGGAAAGGTGAGGGGCCGAGACCGTCTCCGCAGGCTGCGCACCAGGCGCTGATGCAGCTGGCCCGGCACGATATCCGCTTCGAAAACGCCGTGGTCCACCGCGATGTAGTGGATGCAATGCTGCGCCAGCCCCACGATGCGGTGGCCCGCCCGTTTACTGCGCACTCACTTACCGCGGCGGGTCTCGCGATCGGTGCGGTGGATTACGACCTCGGGCGTCCGGGCACGGCCTATGGCGATGACGATATTGCCAATTATCACGTCAGCACCGGCGGTGAGCGCACACCGTGGAACCGCGGCCGTCACTATCGCAACGACGGGGTGGATATCGCCACCGGCGCTGACGGCACACCCCTGGTGGAGCTGGATCAGGGGGAGTGGCTGCAATACACCGTCGCGGTGCGCGAGCCGGGCACATACCAATTGCAGCTGCATGTCGAGGAAGGCGCGGGTGCCCCATCGCTGACCCTTTCCCTGAACGGCGGTGCACCGATAGAGCTGCTGCCTGACGACGGTCCGGTGCGATACGCGGCGCCTGTCGATCTGGAGCCCGGCAATCAGGTGCTGAAGGTGCGAGCACAGCGCGGTACCGCGAGGCTGGCAGGGCTGCGTCTGTCGGCGCTGCCGCGGTAG
- a CDS encoding rhomboid family intramembrane serine protease: MIASLLTPTTILLVVTTAVSLVALYLSPRLLEECAFRPYRVWRGENRDSIYLAGFVHANLLHLAVNMWCLWLFGKELAARIGGTLFVLLYALALVLSHIPTLFKEHENPNYASVGASGAISAVVFAYIVYYPQSELYLLFLPIPLPAWLFGVLYLIYSVYASRDKHSRINHDAHFWGAVTGLVFVLFTDPAAWARLL, from the coding sequence TTGATTGCATCGCTACTGACACCGACCACCATTCTGCTGGTGGTGACGACCGCAGTCAGCCTGGTTGCCCTGTATCTCTCGCCGCGCCTTCTGGAAGAATGTGCCTTCCGCCCCTACCGTGTATGGCGCGGTGAGAACCGCGACTCCATTTACCTGGCCGGCTTTGTCCACGCGAACTTGCTGCACCTTGCGGTGAACATGTGGTGCCTGTGGCTGTTCGGCAAAGAACTGGCCGCCCGCATCGGTGGTACGCTGTTCGTTCTGCTCTACGCGCTGGCGCTGGTGTTGAGCCACATTCCCACCCTGTTCAAGGAGCATGAGAATCCGAACTACGCCAGTGTCGGCGCTTCCGGTGCCATTTCCGCGGTGGTGTTTGCCTATATCGTCTACTACCCGCAGTCGGAACTGTACCTGCTGTTTCTGCCGATTCCGCTACCGGCCTGGCTGTTCGGGGTCCTGTACCTGATTTACAGCGTGTACGCGAGCCGCGATAAACACTCCCGCATCAACCACGACGCCCATTTCTGGGGGGCGGTGACCGGGCTTGTGTTCGTGCTGTTTACCGATCCGGCGGCCTGGGCGCGGCTGTTGTGA
- a CDS encoding DUF2167 domain-containing protein produces the protein MIFSRFAGIAGLILALSPLGGTAQALEEVAEPALTEEQQQYMAWAQQTWDGMEQHTGTVELPGGVASLEVPESFYYLNPEDSKVVLEDVWGNPESELTLGMLFPAGTTPFDGDSWGVTIEYSEEGYIRDDDAAEIDYDDLLRDMKASTREESEYRVENGYESISLVGWAEQPYYDAEQKKLYWAKELAFGDLETNTLNYNIRVLGRKGVLVLNFIAGMPELEAIKQSREAVLSMASFNPGYRYEEFDPEIDKVAAYGLGALVTGKVLAKTGALAGLLLLFKKFWVAIPLAIGALLKLFRRRGKNDPR, from the coding sequence ATGATCTTTTCACGCTTTGCCGGTATCGCCGGCCTGATACTGGCGCTGTCGCCACTGGGCGGCACCGCACAGGCACTCGAGGAAGTGGCTGAGCCGGCACTTACCGAAGAGCAGCAGCAATATATGGCCTGGGCCCAGCAGACCTGGGATGGAATGGAGCAGCACACCGGCACGGTAGAACTCCCGGGAGGGGTTGCCAGCCTCGAGGTGCCGGAATCGTTTTACTACCTCAATCCCGAGGACAGCAAAGTGGTCCTGGAGGACGTCTGGGGCAACCCGGAGAGCGAACTGACCCTGGGCATGTTGTTTCCCGCGGGCACCACGCCGTTTGATGGCGATTCCTGGGGCGTCACCATTGAATACAGCGAAGAGGGCTATATTCGCGATGACGATGCGGCGGAAATCGATTACGACGACCTGCTGCGGGATATGAAAGCGTCCACCCGTGAGGAGAGTGAGTACCGGGTGGAAAATGGCTACGAGTCCATCAGTTTGGTCGGATGGGCGGAGCAGCCCTATTACGACGCCGAACAGAAAAAGCTCTATTGGGCCAAGGAGCTGGCGTTCGGCGACCTGGAAACCAATACCCTGAACTACAACATCCGTGTACTGGGCCGCAAAGGTGTACTGGTGCTGAATTTCATCGCCGGTATGCCGGAACTGGAGGCCATCAAACAGAGCCGCGAGGCCGTGCTGTCCATGGCGAGCTTTAACCCGGGCTACCGCTATGAAGAGTTCGACCCGGAAATCGACAAAGTGGCCGCCTACGGTCTCGGCGCTCTGGTGACCGGCAAGGTGCTGGCAAAGACCGGTGCGCTCGCCGGGTTGCTGCTGCTGTTCAAGAAGTTCTGGGTGGCGATTCCCCTCGCCATTGGTGCCTTGCTGAAGCTGTTCCGTCGCCGCGGCAAAAACGATCCGCGATAA
- a CDS encoding response regulator, producing the protein MQYRFYNFTLDTVQLYLTADGAPVEADARQLQLLRLLIDVYPEPCSQQHLLQVLWPGTVVSHWSAGRLVSDTRRLFRDQGYEGPLIQTLHGRGYRLAPELMEQLREVPSPVGSSSAPPVPSIAADSVVVQPATAGTPSDFAPATSPASFWRLCGVLGLLLLVTAATVYFITARRIPDEGVPLVIGEAADVRGRILWVDDNPDNNRAERQQFESRGIAVYIVTNTEDALTLLSMYRYQAVISDMGRGDEPLAGFKLMERVRARRDETPYFLYTIMPSDAQRHLVQQRGGNGVAVTPEELFSLVMPLFAEDSGAPAAR; encoded by the coding sequence ATGCAATACCGCTTTTACAATTTCACTCTGGACACCGTGCAGTTGTATCTCACGGCTGACGGTGCCCCTGTGGAAGCGGATGCACGCCAGTTGCAGTTGTTGCGTCTGTTGATTGACGTCTACCCCGAGCCCTGCAGTCAGCAGCACCTGCTGCAGGTGCTGTGGCCCGGCACGGTGGTGTCGCACTGGTCCGCGGGGCGGCTGGTGTCCGATACCCGCAGGCTGTTTCGCGACCAGGGCTATGAAGGCCCACTGATCCAGACGCTGCATGGCCGCGGTTACCGCCTGGCGCCAGAGCTGATGGAACAGTTGCGCGAAGTGCCCTCGCCGGTTGGGTCTTCATCCGCGCCTCCGGTCCCCTCCATCGCGGCGGATAGCGTGGTTGTGCAACCCGCTACGGCCGGGACGCCGTCGGATTTCGCGCCTGCTACTTCTCCCGCCAGTTTCTGGCGCCTGTGTGGCGTCCTGGGTTTGCTGTTGCTCGTCACTGCCGCCACGGTGTATTTCATTACTGCGCGCCGGATTCCCGATGAAGGCGTCCCTCTCGTGATCGGCGAGGCGGCGGATGTGCGTGGTCGGATCCTGTGGGTGGACGACAACCCGGACAACAACCGGGCGGAGCGCCAGCAGTTCGAGTCGCGCGGCATTGCGGTTTACATTGTCACCAATACCGAGGATGCACTGACACTGTTGTCCATGTACCGCTATCAGGCGGTGATCTCTGATATGGGGCGCGGCGATGAACCGCTCGCCGGTTTCAAGTTGATGGAGCGTGTGCGCGCGCGCCGTGACGAGACCCCGTACTTCCTCTATACCATCATGCCCTCAGATGCCCAGCGTCATCTGGTTCAGCAGCGCGGAGGCAACGGCGTGGCGGTTACCCCGGAAGAGCTTTTCAGCCTGGTTATGCCGCTGTTCGCCGAAGATTCCGGCGCGCCTGCCGCGCGCTGA
- a CDS encoding response regulator transcription factor produces the protein MQTMMDVPAANGPAHRKVCSEAAPAVPHPAPEPIQFSVRELEILARIAAGATSVEIAEALHISVHTVKNHRKNILRKSGCRNSGQLITRCTALGLV, from the coding sequence ATGCAGACGATGATGGACGTGCCCGCCGCCAATGGCCCGGCGCACCGGAAGGTGTGCAGTGAGGCCGCGCCGGCAGTACCGCACCCGGCCCCGGAACCCATTCAGTTCAGCGTGCGGGAACTGGAAATCCTGGCGCGGATTGCCGCCGGAGCCACCAGTGTGGAGATCGCCGAGGCGTTGCACATTTCCGTGCACACGGTGAAGAACCACCGCAAGAATATTCTGCGTAAGTCTGGCTGCCGCAATTCCGGGCAGCTGATCACCCGCTGTACCGCTCTGGGCCTGGTCTGA
- the hemB gene encoding porphobilinogen synthase codes for MSFSPNRGPYPHSRPRRLRASEFSRRLVRENHLTADDLILPLFVIEGRGETQQVASMPGVERMTVDLLTAKAKTLVQLGIPAVALFPVVDAAHKSEDAHAAYAVDGLAQRAVRALKDAAPELGVITDVALDPFTSHGQDGLMNDAGYIVNDDTVEVLVQQALSHAQAGADVVAPSDMMDGRIGAIRAALEREGHVNTQIMSYAAKYASSYYGPFRDAVGSAGNLKGANKFSYQMDPANSNEALHECALDLAEGADMIMVKPGMPYLDVVRRVKDELKAPTFAYQVSGEYAMHCAAFANGWLNREAVILESLLAFKRAGADGVLTYFAEDAARLLQG; via the coding sequence ATGAGTTTCAGCCCCAACCGCGGCCCCTACCCTCACTCCCGCCCACGCCGCCTGCGTGCCAGCGAATTCTCCCGCCGCCTGGTGCGGGAAAACCACCTCACTGCCGACGACCTGATCCTGCCACTGTTCGTGATCGAGGGCCGCGGCGAGACCCAGCAGGTGGCGTCCATGCCGGGGGTGGAGCGTATGACCGTGGACCTGCTCACCGCCAAGGCAAAAACGCTGGTGCAGCTGGGCATACCCGCCGTCGCACTGTTCCCGGTGGTAGACGCGGCACACAAATCTGAAGATGCCCACGCCGCCTACGCGGTGGACGGCCTCGCCCAGCGTGCGGTACGGGCCCTCAAGGACGCCGCACCGGAACTCGGCGTCATCACCGATGTAGCGCTCGATCCCTTCACCAGCCATGGTCAGGACGGGCTGATGAACGACGCGGGTTACATCGTCAACGACGATACCGTGGAAGTGCTGGTACAGCAGGCACTGTCCCACGCCCAGGCCGGCGCCGACGTGGTGGCACCCTCGGACATGATGGACGGGCGTATCGGTGCCATTCGCGCGGCACTCGAGCGCGAGGGCCATGTGAACACTCAGATCATGTCCTACGCCGCCAAGTACGCCTCCAGCTACTACGGGCCGTTTCGCGACGCGGTGGGTTCCGCCGGCAACCTGAAAGGCGCCAACAAGTTCAGTTACCAGATGGATCCCGCCAACAGCAATGAGGCGCTGCACGAGTGCGCACTGGATCTGGCGGAAGGCGCGGACATGATCATGGTGAAACCGGGTATGCCTTATCTGGACGTAGTGCGGCGGGTGAAGGACGAGCTGAAGGCACCCACTTTCGCCTATCAGGTGAGCGGTGAGTACGCCATGCACTGCGCAGCGTTTGCCAATGGCTGGCTGAATCGGGAGGCAGTGATTCTGGAATCCCTGCTGGCGTTCAAGCGCGCGGGAGCGGATGGCGTGCTGACCTATTTCGCCGAAGACGCCGCACGCCTGTTACAGGGCTGA
- a CDS encoding GntR family transcriptional regulator: MDVYRQLKADLQRGHFAPGTPLKQSEIAQHYGVSRIPVRDALARLKSEGWLTGHGKRGVAVPLFDPQEAEDLYLMRMRLEPLLLKLAAPNLNGEQLGRARDILDELEGPSALDAAEIGRLNWLFHTCLYRAAARPTLFNTVEQLQRQCERYIGYQNRHLDYQTTSQREHYQLLELLQQRESEKACALLEHHIAAAGRVLVAHFRSIRD; the protein is encoded by the coding sequence ATGGACGTGTACCGACAGCTGAAAGCGGACCTGCAACGCGGGCACTTTGCCCCGGGCACGCCGCTGAAACAGAGTGAAATTGCTCAGCACTATGGTGTAAGCCGCATCCCGGTAAGGGACGCGCTGGCGCGCCTGAAAAGTGAGGGCTGGCTAACCGGCCACGGCAAGCGCGGCGTGGCGGTGCCGCTGTTCGATCCGCAGGAAGCGGAAGATCTATACCTGATGCGCATGCGCCTGGAGCCTCTGCTGCTGAAGCTCGCGGCACCCAACCTCAATGGCGAGCAACTCGGGCGCGCGCGGGATATCCTCGACGAACTGGAGGGGCCGTCGGCACTGGATGCGGCGGAAATCGGCCGCCTCAACTGGCTGTTCCACACCTGTCTCTACCGCGCCGCCGCCCGTCCTACCCTGTTCAATACCGTGGAACAACTACAGCGCCAGTGCGAACGCTATATCGGCTACCAGAACCGTCATCTGGACTACCAGACCACCAGCCAGCGGGAGCATTACCAGCTTCTGGAATTGCTGCAGCAGAGGGAATCTGAGAAAGCCTGCGCGCTGCTGGAACACCACATCGCCGCCGCCGGGCGTGTGCTGGTAGCCCATTTTCGGAGCATACGGGACTGA
- a CDS encoding benzoate/H(+) symporter BenE family transporter — protein MEQLAQRSLRADTTLSAISAGFAAVLVGFTSSVAIVLQAAAAAGASEAQMVSWIGALGLGMGLTCIGFSWYYRAPVVSAWSTPGAALLITSLNGVSLSEAVGAFLFSALLTLLLGLSGAFERVAARVPLPIASAMLAGILLQFGLSVFTSLQANPLLVGAMLATYLVGRKWLPRYGILLVLAAGFTTSWLMGDIHAEQLEWSLGRLTWVSPEFDLSVLLGVGLPLFIVTMTSQNLPGVAILRASGYARVPVSPLIGGTGLMSLVLAPFGGFALNLAAISAAICTGPEAHPDPARRYTAGISAGVFYILAGLFGASVVALFAALPQAMIAGVAGLALIGVIGSSLAGATADPDRREAALITLLITASGVSFYGIGAAFWGLLGGLACHWLFGRR, from the coding sequence ATGGAGCAGCTAGCCCAGCGCTCCCTCAGAGCCGACACCACCCTGTCCGCCATCAGCGCCGGATTTGCCGCCGTGTTGGTGGGCTTTACCAGCTCCGTAGCGATCGTGCTGCAGGCCGCGGCGGCGGCTGGCGCCAGCGAGGCACAGATGGTCTCCTGGATCGGCGCCCTCGGCCTCGGCATGGGTCTCACCTGTATCGGCTTTTCCTGGTACTACCGAGCGCCGGTCGTCAGTGCCTGGTCCACCCCCGGTGCGGCGCTGCTGATTACCAGCCTGAATGGGGTTTCGTTGTCGGAGGCGGTGGGCGCCTTCCTGTTCAGTGCGCTGCTGACTCTGCTCCTCGGGCTTTCCGGCGCCTTCGAACGCGTTGCGGCGCGGGTGCCGCTGCCCATTGCCAGCGCCATGCTGGCGGGCATTCTGTTGCAGTTCGGGCTGTCGGTTTTTACTTCACTGCAGGCGAATCCGCTGTTGGTGGGTGCGATGCTGGCAACCTATCTCGTCGGGCGTAAATGGTTGCCCCGCTACGGTATTCTGCTGGTACTGGCCGCGGGATTTACAACCAGCTGGTTGATGGGTGACATTCACGCGGAACAACTGGAGTGGTCACTGGGACGGCTGACTTGGGTTTCCCCGGAGTTTGATCTGTCGGTGCTGCTGGGTGTGGGACTGCCGCTGTTTATCGTCACCATGACGTCACAGAATCTTCCCGGTGTCGCCATCCTGCGCGCCAGTGGCTATGCCCGCGTACCGGTTTCGCCGCTGATCGGCGGCACCGGCCTGATGTCTCTGGTGCTGGCCCCTTTCGGTGGCTTTGCACTCAATCTCGCCGCGATATCCGCGGCCATCTGCACCGGCCCGGAGGCACATCCGGATCCAGCGCGTCGCTATACCGCAGGAATCTCCGCCGGCGTGTTCTATATACTCGCGGGGCTGTTCGGCGCCAGTGTCGTGGCACTGTTCGCCGCACTGCCCCAGGCGATGATTGCCGGTGTGGCCGGACTCGCCCTGATCGGCGTCATCGGCTCGAGCCTGGCGGGCGCCACTGCCGACCCCGACCGCCGTGAGGCGGCATTGATCACCCTGTTGATTACCGCATCCGGGGTAAGCTTCTACGGCATCGGCGCGGCATTCTGGGGGCTGCTCGGCGGTCTTGCCTGCCACTGGCTGTTCGGGAGGCGCTGA
- the hemL gene encoding glutamate-1-semialdehyde 2,1-aminomutase → MSKSESLFAEAQKFIPGGVNSPVRAFRAVGGTPIFIERAEGAYLYDADEKQYIDYVQSWGPMVLGHAHPDVIEAVVEQAQSGLSFGAPTELETELAEELCRLWPNMELVRFVNSGTEATMSAIRLARGHTGRDKIVKFEGCYHGHSDSLLVKAGSGALTMGVPSSPGVPAALADHTITLTYNDIEGVKKCFAEIGDQIACIIVEPVAGNMNCIPPVPGFLEALREVCDQSGAVLILDEVMTGFRVSLTGAQGYYGIEADITTLGKVIGGGMPVGAFGGKREIMEKIAPLGPVYQAGTLSGNPMAMVAGLETLQLIQEPGLYDELTAKTDRLVDGVLAAAREAGIPLTANKVGSMFGFFFTDAEQVTNYQQVMACDTERFNRFFHGMLEEGVYLAPASYEAGFMSAAHSDEDIDNTIAAARRVFARLS, encoded by the coding sequence ATGAGCAAATCCGAATCCCTCTTTGCCGAAGCCCAGAAATTCATCCCCGGCGGCGTCAACTCGCCGGTGCGCGCCTTCCGCGCGGTGGGCGGCACCCCGATTTTCATCGAGCGCGCCGAGGGCGCCTACCTGTATGACGCCGACGAAAAGCAGTACATCGACTATGTGCAGTCCTGGGGCCCCATGGTGCTTGGCCACGCCCATCCGGACGTAATCGAGGCGGTGGTGGAGCAGGCGCAATCCGGTCTCAGCTTCGGTGCACCGACGGAGCTTGAAACCGAGCTGGCGGAGGAACTCTGCCGCCTGTGGCCAAATATGGAGCTGGTGCGCTTCGTCAACTCTGGCACCGAGGCCACCATGAGCGCCATCCGCCTGGCCCGCGGCCACACTGGCCGCGACAAGATCGTCAAATTCGAAGGCTGCTACCACGGCCACTCCGACTCCCTGCTGGTCAAAGCCGGTTCCGGCGCACTCACCATGGGTGTGCCCTCCTCCCCCGGCGTGCCGGCGGCGCTGGCGGACCACACCATCACCCTCACCTACAACGATATCGAGGGCGTGAAGAAATGCTTCGCCGAGATCGGCGACCAGATTGCCTGCATCATCGTCGAGCCGGTAGCGGGCAATATGAACTGCATCCCGCCGGTGCCGGGCTTCCTCGAAGCCCTGCGCGAAGTGTGCGACCAGTCAGGCGCAGTATTGATTCTGGATGAGGTCATGACCGGTTTCCGTGTCAGCCTCACCGGCGCCCAGGGTTACTACGGCATCGAGGCGGACATCACCACCCTCGGCAAGGTCATCGGCGGCGGCATGCCGGTAGGCGCCTTCGGCGGCAAACGCGAGATCATGGAAAAGATCGCACCGCTCGGTCCGGTGTATCAGGCTGGAACCCTGTCCGGTAACCCGATGGCCATGGTGGCGGGCCTGGAAACCCTGCAGCTGATCCAGGAGCCGGGCCTGTACGACGAACTTACCGCCAAGACCGATCGCCTTGTAGATGGCGTGCTCGCCGCTGCCAGGGAAGCCGGGATTCCACTGACCGCCAACAAGGTGGGCAGCATGTTCGGTTTCTTCTTTACCGATGCGGAGCAGGTCACCAATTACCAGCAGGTAATGGCCTGTGACACAGAGCGCTTCAACCGCTTCTTCCACGGCATGCTTGAGGAAGGTGTCTATCTGGCGCCAGCCTCCTACGAAGCAGGCTTCATGTCCGCCGCCCACAGCGATGAAGACATCGACAACACCATCGCTGCGGCGCGTCGGGTATTTGCCAGGCTCTCCTGA
- the thiD gene encoding bifunctional hydroxymethylpyrimidine kinase/phosphomethylpyrimidine kinase codes for MDTRQPIVLTVTHHDPSGSAGIAADTETAASLGCHCASVVTAITVGDTRELAGVAPVDESLLVEQARAVLEDMPVAAIKVGYLGSVENVHALHSVLRDYPDIPIVIDPDATLANKESLLAPPLWKAMCDLLLPLATLVAPNRREARAMAGEADVHDAQAQELLESGCHYLLLTGVPACDQLLENRLYDVRGLVREFRWQRLPPAAYGVCGTLTTAIACHIAHGLNILEAVNRSQQFTWSAIADSRRLGMGRPVPNRLFWTCKN; via the coding sequence ATGGATACACGCCAGCCCATCGTCCTCACCGTCACCCACCACGATCCCAGCGGCAGCGCCGGTATCGCCGCGGACACCGAGACCGCCGCCAGCCTCGGCTGCCACTGCGCATCCGTGGTCACCGCCATTACCGTCGGCGACACCCGCGAGCTGGCGGGTGTGGCGCCGGTCGACGAGAGCCTGCTGGTAGAGCAGGCACGCGCGGTGCTCGAAGACATGCCGGTAGCAGCCATCAAGGTCGGTTACCTCGGATCGGTGGAAAACGTACACGCATTGCACAGCGTGCTGCGCGACTATCCCGATATTCCGATTGTCATCGACCCCGATGCCACCCTCGCCAACAAGGAAAGCCTGCTGGCGCCACCGCTGTGGAAAGCCATGTGCGACCTGCTGCTGCCCCTCGCCACCCTGGTGGCGCCGAACCGCCGGGAAGCCCGCGCCATGGCAGGCGAAGCGGATGTGCACGATGCCCAGGCCCAGGAATTGCTGGAAAGCGGTTGTCACTACCTGCTGCTCACCGGCGTCCCGGCTTGCGATCAACTCCTGGAAAACCGCCTTTACGATGTGCGCGGGCTGGTACGGGAGTTCCGCTGGCAGCGTCTGCCACCGGCGGCCTACGGCGTATGCGGCACACTCACCACGGCCATCGCCTGCCATATCGCCCACGGGCTCAATATCCTGGAAGCGGTGAACCGCAGCCAGCAGTTCACCTGGAGCGCCATCGCCGACAGCCGCCGCCTGGGAATGGGCCGCCCGGTACCCAACCGGTTGTTCTGGACCTGCAAAAACTGA
- the hemJ gene encoding protoporphyrinogen oxidase HemJ — protein MLWVKAFHIVSMVCWFAALFYLPRLFVYHVDSTDALSRDRFSIMERRLYRGIATPSMIATIVFGGWLISFNPDYYKSAGWLHAKLTIVVLLIGYHHICGSYVKKFAAGSVTKSGRFFRIFNELPVLALVAIVILAVVRPF, from the coding sequence ATGCTTTGGGTGAAAGCTTTCCACATTGTGTCCATGGTCTGCTGGTTTGCGGCGCTGTTCTATCTGCCGCGACTGTTCGTCTACCATGTGGACTCCACCGACGCGCTGAGCAGGGACCGCTTCTCCATCATGGAGCGACGCCTGTACCGCGGCATCGCCACGCCGTCCATGATCGCCACCATCGTCTTTGGCGGCTGGTTGATCAGCTTCAATCCCGACTACTACAAGTCCGCCGGCTGGCTGCACGCCAAGCTCACCATCGTGGTTCTGCTGATCGGTTACCACCATATCTGTGGCAGCTACGTGAAGAAATTTGCCGCGGGCAGCGTCACCAAGAGCGGGCGTTTTTTCCGGATATTCAATGAGCTGCCGGTACTGGCGTTGGTCGCCATCGTCATCCTGGCAGTAGTCCGTCCGTTCTGA